The Geotoga petraea DNA window CTTTTATGCCTTTCAAAGCGTAAGTAAAAGACCTGTAGAACTTTTTCAATTATTCATAACCTCTGCCTAATCTTGTGATTACATTGTCGGTCTTTATTTTATATTTTTTATCCAATGATTCATATCCTAATCTTAAAGCTTTTTCATCCATTTCATGGTAACTTGACTTTACATTTTCTTTCATTGTAGCTATTAATGTATCTAAAGAAATAATGTCTGTTACTTTAGACAATATCCCCAATCCAACCATGTTTGCAACGTTTAAGCTGCCTATTTCTTTGTAAGCTATTTTTGATGCTGAAACTTTAATAATCTTTTTAGTTGTTCTGTTAACTGTTTGAGGCATCTTTTTTACAAAT harbors:
- a CDS encoding 2-oxoacid:acceptor oxidoreductase family protein, whose translation is MNLSISNPRAIRISGEAGQGNILMGMVLAQALVKEGYWVVQTQHYGAQVRGGLSYCDVLYDEEPIDYPKADIFNIIYIMHDLGVEHIEFLKKNGIVFYDDEFVKKMPQTVNRTTKKIIKVSASKIAYKEIGSLNVANMVGLGILSKVTDIISLDTLIATMKENVKSSYHEMDEKALRLGYESLDKKYKIKTDNVITRLGRGYE